A window of the Euzebya pacifica genome harbors these coding sequences:
- a CDS encoding DUF4393 domain-containing protein, with protein MSTDREFPDDDRARTDTGLPVVPTARAVDAGRQMADDLSLQADPVRVVTAGVGLARLTVGATARLGRWGLGASMRIGNRVIKAAVAGETATSLLDDATEALREQARDLLGIVDDAGRVVGLQMPREQHRALPDRSADDLQAKGAALLEASADVTYDEPYHPAYARILDQMAPDEARILRLMELEGPQAIVDVRTSSPIPGASELIESDLNMVGAEAGCRYLDRVPAYLNNLQRLGLIAHSSDQVEDHSRYQVLEAQPDVLAALRSHSRTKTIRKSLRVTPFGTDFARTCLLGRGGTIDDPVSG; from the coding sequence ATGAGCACCGACCGAGAGTTCCCCGACGACGACCGCGCCCGTACCGACACGGGCCTGCCGGTCGTCCCGACCGCACGCGCAGTCGACGCCGGTCGCCAGATGGCCGACGACCTGTCGCTGCAGGCCGATCCCGTCCGGGTCGTCACCGCCGGCGTGGGGCTGGCCCGCCTGACCGTCGGCGCCACCGCCCGCCTCGGCCGCTGGGGGCTGGGCGCGTCGATGCGCATCGGCAACCGGGTCATCAAGGCCGCGGTCGCCGGCGAGACGGCGACGTCGCTGCTGGACGACGCCACCGAGGCGTTGCGCGAACAGGCCCGCGACCTGCTGGGCATCGTCGACGACGCCGGCCGCGTCGTCGGGCTGCAGATGCCCCGCGAGCAGCACCGTGCCCTCCCCGACCGGTCGGCCGACGACCTGCAGGCCAAGGGTGCCGCGTTGCTGGAGGCGTCCGCCGACGTCACCTACGACGAGCCGTACCACCCGGCCTACGCCCGGATCCTCGACCAGATGGCCCCCGACGAGGCGCGCATCCTGCGGCTGATGGAGCTGGAGGGCCCCCAGGCCATCGTGGACGTCCGGACGTCCAGCCCGATACCCGGCGCGTCGGAGCTGATCGAGTCGGACCTCAACATGGTCGGCGCCGAGGCCGGCTGCCGGTACCTCGACCGTGTCCCGGCCTACCTCAACAACCTCCAGCGCCTCGGGCTGATCGCCCACTCCAGCGACCAGGTCGAGGACCACAGCCGTTATCAGGTGCTGGAGGCCCAGCCCGACGTGCTCGCCGCGCTGCGCAGCCACAGCCGGACCAAGACGATCCGCAAGAGCCTGCGGGTCACCCCGTTCGGCACCGACTTCGCCCGGACCTGCCTGCTGGGACGCGGCGGCACGATCGACGACCCCGTCAGCGGCTGA
- a CDS encoding DUF445 domain-containing protein — MPFDAKLLSIPLISGIIGYVTNYVGIKMLFYPVQFVGFTIPGIAPLGRLLPRKLQSIPGVLTGQVGWQGVIPSRAAKMGSIAVDTGVSKLGSPGEFYEKLNPERIAEHILTTSRADIRELVERLIDREYGRLWRDAPSAVREMVHERVQAQLPAIVHRVTEEIGANIDQILDIKLMVIRHIEAHPELANAIFLEVGEKELKFVINAGAYYGFALGIPSIFVFSAVQQWWVLPIAGIIVGYLTNFIAIKQIFLPIVPTKYGPITLHGLFMRRQPEVSRQYAKLIATEVVNLQNIGQEFMTGRRSDRTKAMIASALRPAIDGAVGPLRRAVRLAVGPAQYDAIKESMATEALDYTLVPLSDPEFNASQAKELEDLLTERMKALPPHDFAELLRTAVEEDEWMLMFIGAVLGFAAGVLQTAFTLV, encoded by the coding sequence GTGCCCTTCGACGCCAAGCTGCTGAGCATCCCCTTGATCTCGGGGATCATCGGCTACGTCACGAACTACGTGGGCATCAAGATGCTCTTCTACCCGGTGCAGTTCGTCGGGTTCACCATCCCGGGCATCGCCCCACTCGGGCGGCTGCTGCCGCGCAAGCTGCAGTCCATCCCGGGGGTCCTGACGGGACAGGTCGGCTGGCAGGGGGTCATCCCGTCCCGCGCCGCCAAGATGGGGTCGATCGCGGTCGACACGGGCGTGTCCAAGCTGGGTTCGCCGGGCGAGTTCTACGAGAAGCTCAACCCCGAACGGATCGCCGAGCACATCCTCACCACCTCGCGCGCCGACATCCGCGAGCTGGTCGAACGGCTGATCGACCGCGAGTACGGCCGGCTGTGGCGCGACGCCCCGTCGGCGGTCCGGGAGATGGTCCACGAGCGGGTCCAGGCGCAGCTGCCGGCCATCGTGCACCGGGTGACCGAGGAGATCGGCGCCAACATCGACCAGATCCTCGACATCAAGCTGATGGTCATCCGCCACATCGAGGCGCACCCGGAGCTGGCCAACGCGATCTTCCTCGAGGTCGGCGAGAAGGAGCTCAAGTTCGTCATCAACGCCGGCGCCTACTACGGCTTCGCGCTCGGCATCCCCTCGATCTTCGTCTTCAGCGCCGTGCAGCAGTGGTGGGTGCTGCCGATCGCCGGGATCATCGTCGGCTACCTGACCAACTTCATCGCCATCAAGCAGATCTTCCTGCCGATCGTCCCCACGAAGTATGGCCCGATCACCCTCCACGGCCTGTTCATGCGTCGCCAGCCGGAGGTGTCGCGGCAGTACGCCAAGCTGATCGCCACGGAGGTCGTGAACCTGCAGAACATCGGGCAGGAGTTCATGACCGGCCGGCGCTCGGACCGCACGAAGGCCATGATCGCCTCGGCGCTGAGGCCGGCGATCGACGGTGCCGTCGGCCCCCTCCGACGAGCGGTCCGCCTGGCGGTGGGGCCGGCCCAGTACGACGCCATCAAGGAGTCGATGGCGACCGAGGCGCTGGACTACACACTGGTGCCACTGTCCGATCCCGAGTTCAACGCCAGCCAGGCCAAGGAGCTGGAGGACCTGCTGACCGAACGCATGAAGGCGCTGCCACCCCACGACTTCGCCGAGCTGCTGCGCACCGCGGTGGAGGAGGACGAGTGGATGCTGATGTTCATCGGCGCCGTCCTCGGCTTCGCCGCAGGCGTCCTGCAGACCGCCTTCACCCTGGTCTGA